A genomic stretch from Pseudomonas sp. MUP55 includes:
- the gcvH gene encoding glycine cleavage system protein GcvH produces MSELRFTEDHEWLRAEADGSVTVGITAFAQNALGDVVFVQLPELQAYDKGAEASTVESVKAASGVYMPLDGEVLEVNDKLDASPELVNEDPMGEGWFFRFKPADAEAVAKLLDQDAYDRLIKANAEA; encoded by the coding sequence ATGAGCGAGTTGCGTTTCACTGAAGATCACGAATGGCTGCGCGCCGAAGCCGATGGCAGCGTCACCGTGGGTATCACCGCTTTCGCGCAGAATGCGCTGGGTGACGTGGTTTTCGTGCAACTGCCCGAGTTGCAGGCCTACGACAAAGGCGCTGAAGCCTCCACCGTGGAATCGGTAAAAGCCGCCAGTGGCGTGTACATGCCCCTGGACGGTGAAGTCCTCGAAGTGAACGACAAACTCGACGCCAGCCCGGAGCTGGTCAACGAAGACCCGATGGGCGAAGGCTGGTTCTTCCGCTTTAAACCGGCTGATGCCGAGGCGGTCGCTAAACTGCTGGATCAGGATGCGTACGACCGTCTGATCAAAGCCAACGCCGAAGCCTGA